In Rosa rugosa chromosome 4, drRosRugo1.1, whole genome shotgun sequence, the genomic stretch TACATAACCAGGGAACTTTACTAAGCCCCAACTTTTTTCTATGGTGAGTTGTTTGGAAGATGATTAAAGCTCATGCATCAGATACTCTCTATTGTATAAACTCATTTCCTACCTCCAAAATGGAGATGGTATAAATGTGGCACATTGCGCATGTATTAGACTAGGCCTTTCCATTTAGGGAACCAGACCACCCAAGTTACTTGGAATAAGGCTTCTTACCCTTCAAGTGATGTTCAAATATATTCTTATGTATGTTGGCATCACCATTGTAACTCCAACATTCTGACTTCTAAAGCTAAAGGAAATAATAAACATAGATTCAAGTTAGCAAGTTACTTGGAATAAGGTTCTTACCTTTCAAGTGATGTTCAAATATATTCTTATGTATGTTGGCATCACCATTGTAACTCCAACATTCTGACTCCTAAAGGTAAAGGAAATAATAAACATAGATTCAAGTTAGCCCATTCTATCAGTATTATGATCTCTGAAACATATTAAGGTGTATGCTTAATATAACTCTGCAATAGTCAGCTTTCCTAAAACTTTGTGGACATGCATAGATAAAATTATTTTCCACTTGAACCAAGACTTTCTCTGTTAGAAAATTCTGTATCTTTAATAGTCGAAAAAGTACTCTCTAATTAAGTGTATGCATCTTTCCATACAACAGAAAAGTACAAAGAAGGCTTACATCCATTTTGAGAAAACAATTGCACTTTTCATAAATTGTTTGTTGAAGTTTTCTTGGACTTTCATTATAACGGCAGTCATGTCTTTTCCTTGCAGATTCTATGATTAAGAACTTTGAAGAAACTCTAGCAACTAATAGGTTGGCTACAGAGAGTTTGAACACTAAATTGGGTGAGGTGCATCTTGAGTTGAAGTTAAAAGAGGATGAAATCAGACGTTTGATAACTGCTCAGGAGAAGTTGGAAGCAGAAAAGCATGATCTCCATCTAAGCAACGATGACCTTGTTAAGAGATTAGATATGTCAGTCCTTGAGATAAAGAACCTTGAAGGTTTTGTTCATGTGTTAGCTGCACATTTGGCTGAATTGGATAGACAAAGTTTGAACTTTCTAGAAAAGTTTGATAAGCTGAACTCTCTCTATGAGGCATGCTTCCAGTTAGTCAATCAGGAGAGAGATCTTTCTGCTAAGCTTGCTCAGAGACAGTATGATCAACTGCACGACAGTTTCTTGAACTTAACATCAGAAAAAGATGCTATACAATTGGTAAATCAGGAGTTGAACAATAAGGTCATGGAACTTCAGAAAATTCAGGAGTCTATTATGGCACAACTTTCGGAGGAAAGCTGTACAGCCAGAGAGAGGATACAGAAGTTGGAGTTTGAAACTGAAGCTCTGGTCTCAAAGAAGATTGAAACAGAGAAGTTGGTGTCTGAATTAGAACTGCAAATTGATTCTCTGTCAGAAAGTTCAAGATCATCTGAGAATAAAATGGTTTGCAAATTCCGACACATACATTTTATATTATGAGATGTGTTTTTGTCATATTAAACTTGTTTTTGTACTGTCTTGCAGCAAAATCTGTTGCTGAAAATCTCAGCACTAGAAACTGAGAATAAAGATAATACAGAGAAACTGCAAACAGAGATACAGAAGAAAGCAGAACAAATAGATGGTTTACTGAAGGAAGGTGAAACACATGAGCAGCATGTAGATTTGATGGATAAACAAGTCAGCCAGCTTCATAGCACACTAGAGGAAAAGGAGCAACTTATTGTGCAATATAAGGAACGAGAGAAGAATCTGGAAGAACAGATCACAGAGGTTTGTAATTCAATATAAATGTGAGATGTTCGTAAAACCATATCTTATGTACTTACAGTTCTGTACCTTGTTGCAGAATCGTTCATCCCTGACTGCTGCTGAAACTAGACTTGTGGAAGATAAGAAGCAATATGACCTCATGCTTGAGAGTAAACAACTAGAACTGTCAAGGCATTTGAAAGACATATCTCAGAGGAATGATCAGGTCTGACCTCTTATGATCTAGGCATCTGGACACATTACAGTTGTTTAACTACTTTTGAATTGACATTATGACAAATTTACTTAGGCAATGAATGACATCCGGAAGAAGTATGAGGTGGAGAAGCTGGAGATAGTTAACATGGAAAAGCAAAAGGTTTGCTCATTTTTACCTTCTCCTGGAATATGTTACAGCTAAATCGTGTTCTTGAATTGATCTTCGTTTAATTGAAACTTCAGGCAGAAAATCTTGTTCGAGACAGGGAGATAGAATGTGAGAAAAAACTTGAAGAATGCAAAGAAGAATCTAGGCAGCACTTGATGCATGTTCAGGAGGAACATGCTGCGCTGGTATGTATGGGAAAGTGTGCATACTATTAAATATGAAACTGATAATCACTTTTTGCACAAATTACATTTGTTTGatattacaaaaataatatttttgtttttttcctacACATTCTCTAACATTATCAAACATTTACATCCAGTAGAGGAGTAATTATTTTCCATATGTTAAACACCTCTCATCATGTATTGCATTGAACAGATTTTTCATTCCTCAGCATTCACCATTAGTCTATAGTATTTGTAAATAATAAGttgacaagaaaaaaaaaaaaaaacagcaaacTCTTTTCAAAGAATTAATCCAAATTTTTACCTTGGCGCTGTTCTAAGTAGCTCAGTTTTGATCTGGGAAGTTGCTCCTGTTCTGAGGCATATCTATTACATGCTTCTGACTGTGTTCTCAACTACACTAACTAGCTTGCCAAATATGAGTAGAATATTATTGAGTTTCATATTTGCAGGTCAGTAGTCTTCAGCAGGAACATGATAAAAACGAACAAAATTTAAAAGATAAACACAGTGAACAGCTAAAGCAGATCCAACTTCAAGCTGAAAATGAGTTGAGAGAGGTTTGTAACTTCATGTAGCTTCAGGCTTGAACTAAGTTGGGTCGAATGTGCCTAAGTTACTAAATCAGATTACTTTTGTCTTAGAAATTAACATCAATGAGGAATGAACATGAAGCCCAACTGAGAGCTTTGAGGCTTCAGCATGAAGATGAGATTAAGAAGCTTCAGGAGGACTTGGATCTTCAAAAGTCCAAAGTACTTATCTTCCCTATGTTCTTTCTGAATTGAATTTTTTTGTACATTTCTTACATATTCTTGTTATCACAGGAGGAGAAGCAGAGGGCATTACTGCAATTGCAGtggaaagttatgagcgataaGCCAGAGGAGGAGCAAGAAGTGAATTCGAAAAAGGTTGGCTTTAAAACCgatgcttctctctctctctctctctctcactctcacaaacacacacacacagacataCACCTGCACAAAAGTTTTTGAATTTGTATTAACTTCTGGATGCAGTGATACTAATCTATGCCAGATAAAACTTACTATTTAAATTTTGAAGTTTGTATTCAACTACTCATATAAGAATAGTGAGATAcacaaatttattttatttttattaaaatatgCACGATCGAATAGAGTGATCCTTTATTCAAGAATGCATTGTGCTAAGCTTTAGAAGGGCAACACAAAATGGCATGGATTTATGCAGTGGGAGAgcgtatatttttcatagattTCCTCTTTGGGATCGTGGTTGAAGTATAAAATTTCATAATCTGATAATAGTCTGGAATTTCTCTCAATATGATGAGTTCATTCTGTCTCAGGAATACTCTATTTCGTCAAGGAGAAACCCTGTTGTGAGAAGGAGAGGTCAGCGTTCTCTAAGAAGACCGGAGCATGATGAGAAGGTGGGACGATATTCTGAAaatcattttaatttctttcatGTTTGATCCTTTTCATATGACAATATGACTCATTATGATATTTCATTCTATTTGGTGTGTAGGATTCACCTCTAGTGGGAGCAAAACAAACACCAGTGTCAACACTGTTGAAGAAAGCTTCAGAGAATATGAATTCACCAAGTGTAATGAATATTTCAAAGCACCATAAAAAGGTAGAAATTTCCTTATTCATAAATAATGCAACTTTAGGTTTAGAGCAACTTCTGTAGTTGAAAACAGATTATTAATATGAATCTTTTTGCTAGTGGCAATAGTATTAATAAGGGTTTAATGTTGCTTATTAAGATTCAATTAATTCTTGCCTTATCCCATCAACAACCAGCTGAGATTAACTTTTGCTTTATCCCATCAACTACCTGAGACTTACTTCATGCATTGCAGGTAATTCGGGACGAATATGAAGTTGAAACCGGTAATGGAAGAACTATTAAAAGGAAAACAAGAAGCACAGTCATGTTTGAGGTATGAACCTGGTGACTTCTGTGAAGTTATATGCTCAATCTCCATTTTCACCTTTAGACATACATTTCTCAATACtgaattttattttctgtaTGACATCAGGATCCAAGAAAACATAAGAGGACAAGTACACCAAAAGTCAAAAGCCCCAGGAGTGCAGTCAAGGTAAGCTAAACCCATTACTTTATTTCAGTTTTGGAATATCTTGTGATTCATCTACTTTCTCATGTCTCAGATTGCTTAGAAGCTTCGGTTGTACTAGTCTTGGACAAAATATATCTGAGTGGATACAGTTAATATTGCTATAAGAATCCGCATGCATTTAGAATTACAAGTACAAAGATCCTGCATTTGGTTTCCTCGGATAATGAAAATCAATACCATGTAGCTGGAACGTATAGGATAAGTTGGTTTTTTGGAACACATATTGTTAAATCCAAAGATTACTGTATTGAATTATTGGAAAAGCTGGATGCATTGCTTGAGTTATATAATGCAGCACTCATTTTGATTCTGGAAAAACTGAATTTGCAATATGTTGTTTTTGTTATGTAGGGATCTAAGGGAGAGGGTCAACCACGTCCTTCAAACATCGGTGACCTGTTTTCAGAAGGGTCTCTGAATCCATATGCTGATGATCCATATGCATTTGATTAAGGTATTTCAATTTCAACCAATGATAGTATACATGatatattttactttatttgttAGAATCAAACCAAATCTGCATTAAGATCTCCCTTCTTATGTATCAAGATATGATCTTGAATTGGTCAACTAGGTCTTTCTTTCTCAGTTTAGACTCCATTTAGGTTTGATATAATCTTTCATGTTTCTGAAATGCTTTGAAAACCTTTAAGAAAATTTAGAGTACATGTATACACTACACACTAAACTATACCGAATCGAAGCCTTAATGCAGCTTTTCCTACTTTTGTTTCAGGTCAGGAAAGAAATCTCTATATATGGTACTTCTTAAATGCCTCACACACTAACCGGCATGTGATCTGATCGTGTACAGGATTTGGTCTTGCGTATATGTGGAAATAGAATTAGGGCAATTTTTACTGATTTGGATCATCAGTTCTGAACTCTTTTGTCTATATGGGCTTTTGTAATTAGTTAGCATCACACTCTTTGTACATATGGGGATCTACTCGTTACTGAAAGTGGTACACACTTGATCTATGTGATCACTGCATATAGGTAGTGAAGGAAAGGTCAAAAACTTCATTGAATTTGATTGCTACGTACTTTGCAGATATATATGCTTCTCTTTTTCAGGCTTAGAGGAAGGAGATATAAAAAGACATCAGATATGGGGTCTTGAATTGGCCAAAAGATATTTCTTTCAGTCAGTATAGACTCAAATTTGAGTATGATTCTGTTTTCATGCTtctgtaaattttgaaaatattagAAAGCTGTAGTACGTGTACACAATAAACTAAAAATTTGATTCCATTGATAGATGAAGAATTGATTTACAGTATAAGTAGAGTATCCACCAATCAATTAATTGGCTTCAGAATCAAAATAACTACATTTAGGAATAAAAACGAAACTACAAGATGTCCGAATACTGAAACTGATCATCACTATCCCGCCATGGCAGAGCTCACAGCTGATCTTCATGAGTAAAGAGTCCATTAAATTCATCTGACCATAAGAAGTCGTTATCGAGTGGAATATTATAGTCATGTTGGCCATAAATCATCAGATCGTCCTCCTCTTGATACCTATTGTCAGGTTCCAATTGCTGTTGCGGCGCAAGTGAATA encodes the following:
- the LOC133746509 gene encoding synaptonemal complex protein 2-like is translated as MQKLGFPSMRSLDQFKSLSKSVSGGPPKTFAYSSRPPESTSSGSFANLKLTAEKLVKEQASVKTDLEMANTKLKKSMEHIRALEEKLQNAFNENAKFKVKQKEDEKLWKGLESKFSSTKTLCDQLTETLQLLAGQVQDAEKDKESFEGKLSASAVALDGLSQQMNDLSIKLESAEDTIRNREKELEERRLEKEETDKLYRNEQCRTANLIEEKDSMIKNFEETLATNRLATESLNTKLGEVHLELKLKEDEIRRLITAQEKLEAEKHDLHLSNDDLVKRLDMSVLEIKNLEGFVHVLAAHLAELDRQSLNFLEKFDKLNSLYEACFQLVNQERDLSAKLAQRQYDQLHDSFLNLTSEKDAIQLVNQELNNKVMELQKIQESIMAQLSEESCTARERIQKLEFETEALVSKKIETEKLVSELELQIDSLSESSRSSENKMQNLLLKISALETENKDNTEKLQTEIQKKAEQIDGLLKEGETHEQHVDLMDKQVSQLHSTLEEKEQLIVQYKEREKNLEEQITENRSSLTAAETRLVEDKKQYDLMLESKQLELSRHLKDISQRNDQAMNDIRKKYEVEKLEIVNMEKQKAENLVRDREIECEKKLEECKEESRQHLMHVQEEHAALVSSLQQEHDKNEQNLKDKHSEQLKQIQLQAENELREKLTSMRNEHEAQLRALRLQHEDEIKKLQEDLDLQKSKEEKQRALLQLQWKVMSDKPEEEQEVNSKKEYSISSRRNPVVRRRGQRSLRRPEHDEKDSPLVGAKQTPVSTLLKKASENMNSPSVMNISKHHKKVIRDEYEVETGNGRTIKRKTRSTVMFEDPRKHKRTSTPKVKSPRSAVKGSKGEGQPRPSNIGDLFSEGSLNPYADDPYAFD